GCGTAAAGTCCACCAAAGTCCCTCCGACATGATCGCCGTACTGAAACGCCTTACCAGCCGTCTAATCAATGTGAGCCTGGCCCTTTGCCTTGGGCTTTCTTTGCTCGTGACGGCCTGCGGAAACGAATCGTCCACGCTGACCGGGGACTACGTCCAAGACACCGTGGCTGTTGCCCATGCCATTCACGACACTTTGGCGTTGCCCCAGGACGCGGCTAATCACCAAGAGGCGGAAGGAGAGGCACGCGACTTAATCACCAAATATGTTTCGCGTTACAGAGCCCGTCCCAAGGTGAACGGCTTGAGTTCGTTCACAACGATGCAAACCGCACTCAACTCCTTAGCTGGTCACTACAACAACTACACCAACCGTCCCGTTCCCGAAGCTCTAAAAGCCAGAATTGACAAGGAGCTGAGCAAGGCCGAGAAAGCAGCAGTTCGCGGCACTTAATCACAAAATTGAACAGCACTTTGACCTGAGGCAGCACTTTCTGCGAAACTGCTGGATTGTGCAGAAATGCGGCTTCGGGCCGCCGATTCTTTGGCCAACGTTGTCGTCATCGGTGCTCAATGGGGCGACGAGGGAAAAGGAAAGATCACCGATCTTCTGAGTCGCTCCGCTGATGTCGTGGTGCGTTATCAG
The window above is part of the Synechococcus sp. WH 8020 genome. Proteins encoded here:
- the psb27 gene encoding photosystem II protein Psb27, encoding MIAVLKRLTSRLINVSLALCLGLSLLVTACGNESSTLTGDYVQDTVAVAHAIHDTLALPQDAANHQEAEGEARDLITKYVSRYRARPKVNGLSSFTTMQTALNSLAGHYNNYTNRPVPEALKARIDKELSKAEKAAVRGT